One genomic window of Candidatus Eisenbacteria bacterium includes the following:
- a CDS encoding glycosyltransferase family 2 protein, which translates to MIDWTRVLVTVPAFNEAENLPRVIPEIRAAAPGAAILVVDDCSRDETRAVARGLGVTVVSHPVNLGAGGAIGTGFRYAVEKGYDLAVNVDGDGQHDPRHLAAVVSPVAGGQADVSIGSRYVEKTAYRAPLLRRTGMLLFSWVTTRLAGVAIHDTTSGYRAYSREVMRHCMADLPHDFPDAPFLIHLARSGFRLVEVPVEMRAREFGQSFYTFTKSLYYPYKNLLASAIVALRVKSRGRRRP; encoded by the coding sequence GTGATCGACTGGACCAGGGTGCTGGTGACCGTGCCGGCCTTCAACGAGGCGGAGAACCTGCCGCGGGTGATCCCCGAGATCCGCGCCGCCGCGCCCGGCGCTGCGATCCTGGTGGTGGACGACTGCTCCCGCGACGAGACCCGCGCGGTGGCCCGCGGGCTGGGGGTCACCGTGGTGTCGCACCCGGTCAACCTGGGGGCCGGCGGGGCCATCGGCACCGGCTTCCGCTACGCGGTGGAGAAGGGTTACGACCTGGCGGTGAACGTGGACGGCGACGGTCAGCACGACCCGCGGCACCTGGCCGCGGTGGTGTCGCCGGTGGCCGGGGGACAGGCGGACGTCAGCATCGGCTCCCGCTACGTGGAGAAGACCGCGTACCGCGCCCCGCTGCTGCGCCGGACGGGGATGCTGCTCTTCTCGTGGGTCACCACGCGACTGGCGGGCGTGGCCATCCACGACACCACCTCCGGCTACCGGGCCTACTCGCGCGAGGTGATGCGCCACTGCATGGCCGACCTGCCGCACGACTTCCCCGACGCGCCGTTCCTGATCCACCTGGCGCGCTCCGGGTTCCGCCTGGTGGAGGTGCCCGTGGAGATGCGCGCGCGCGAGTTCGGCCAGAGCTTCTACACCTTCACCAAGTCCCTGTACTACCCGTACAAGAACCTGCTGGCGTCGGCGATCGTGGCGCTGCGGGTGAAGTCGCGGGGGAGGAGGCGCCCATGA
- a CDS encoding DUF2304 domain-containing protein → MNVTGGNEHLSRMPQLVAGVTALLLAVYVLNLVRRKRLSEEYSVLWMMATVGITLLAFWRGLLQAITRLFGAVYDTSTIFFFGFVFVFVSLLQQSQKLTRLEQENRDLARALALEQLRREERTD, encoded by the coding sequence ATGAACGTGACCGGCGGGAACGAGCACCTGTCGCGAATGCCGCAGCTGGTGGCGGGGGTGACCGCCCTGCTCCTCGCGGTGTACGTGCTGAACCTGGTGCGCCGCAAGCGGCTTTCCGAGGAATACAGCGTGCTGTGGATGATGGCCACCGTGGGGATCACCCTGCTGGCCTTCTGGCGCGGCCTGCTGCAGGCGATCACCCGGCTCTTCGGCGCGGTGTACGACACGTCCACCATCTTCTTCTTCGGTTTCGTGTTCGTGTTCGTGAGCCTGCTGCAGCAGAGCCAGAAGCTCACGCGGCTGGAGCAGGAGAACCGCGACCTGGCGCGCGCGCTGGCACTGGAGCAGCTGCGGCGGGAGGAGCGCACGGATTGA
- a CDS encoding glycosyltransferase family 2 protein, which yields MIRGQKISVVIPCYNEEDGVRHVIEGMPPCVDEIVVVDNNSTDRTGEVARSLGARVVFEGRPGYGAAYKAGLPAATGDVICTLDGDGSYPADAIQPLVERLLDGGLDFISGCRFPLANPRAMPFTNQLGNNVLTLAMFLLFGKPVRDSQSGMWIFRRAILKELRLTSDGMPLSEEIKIEALMRRLKFEEVHIHYLERIGDVKLRKWRDGWENLVFLARKRFGGGA from the coding sequence ATGATCCGAGGGCAGAAAATCAGCGTGGTGATCCCCTGTTACAACGAGGAGGACGGCGTCCGGCACGTGATCGAGGGCATGCCGCCCTGCGTGGACGAGATCGTCGTGGTGGACAACAACTCCACCGACCGCACCGGCGAGGTGGCCCGCTCCCTCGGCGCGCGCGTGGTGTTCGAGGGCCGCCCCGGGTACGGGGCGGCGTACAAGGCCGGTCTGCCCGCGGCCACCGGCGACGTGATCTGCACCCTGGACGGCGACGGCAGCTACCCCGCGGACGCCATCCAGCCGCTGGTGGAGCGCCTCCTGGACGGCGGGCTGGACTTCATCTCCGGGTGCCGGTTCCCGCTGGCCAACCCCAGGGCCATGCCGTTCACCAACCAGCTGGGCAACAACGTCCTCACGCTGGCGATGTTCCTGCTCTTCGGCAAGCCGGTGCGGGACTCGCAGTCGGGCATGTGGATCTTCCGCCGGGCCATCCTGAAGGAGTTGCGCCTGACCAGCGACGGGATGCCGCTGTCCGAGGAGATCAAGATCGAGGCCCTGATGCGCAGGCTGAAGTTCGAGGAGGTGCACATCCACTACCTCGAGCGCATCGGCGACGTGAAGCTGCGCAAGTGGCGCGACGGCTGGGAGAACCTGGTATTCCTGGCGCGCAAGCGGTTCGGCGGGGGGGCATGA
- a CDS encoding flippase-like domain-containing protein, with protein MIRRLLLGLAITGLLLWWVLRGIDWGRVGDALGRAHYAWLVPAMAFTMLGYLVRSYRWKFLLAGVKDIRTASLFSATLIGFLANVILPARLGELVRPYVIGRREGVSKTASLATIVVERIFDLTTLLACFGGVMLVYPHGFSPWLRRAGLTVLVINVVVLGVLVLLQVQTQRFLALARRLMRPLPAGLVERIAGLLASFAEGLGVLRNGHHLLRISLLSVLMWFTIVLSIWSTLESLHLGLPLYASAVLMVVISVGIMLPSAPGYFGPMQVACQAGLAIFGVDASTAFTYSFLYMVTQHLPVLGFGFFYMWKENLTLGDISRVGSREAERPR; from the coding sequence ATGATCCGACGGCTCCTGCTGGGGCTGGCCATCACGGGGCTGCTCCTGTGGTGGGTGCTCCGCGGCATCGACTGGGGCAGGGTGGGCGACGCCCTGGGCCGCGCACACTACGCGTGGCTGGTCCCGGCCATGGCGTTCACCATGCTCGGCTACCTGGTGCGCTCCTACCGCTGGAAGTTCCTGCTGGCGGGGGTGAAGGACATCCGGACCGCCAGCCTGTTCAGCGCCACGCTCATCGGCTTCCTGGCCAACGTCATCCTGCCCGCCCGGCTGGGCGAACTGGTGCGTCCCTACGTGATCGGGCGGCGCGAGGGCGTGAGCAAGACCGCCTCGCTGGCCACCATCGTCGTGGAGCGGATCTTCGACCTGACCACGCTGCTGGCGTGCTTCGGCGGCGTGATGCTGGTCTACCCCCACGGTTTCTCCCCGTGGCTGCGCCGCGCCGGGCTGACGGTGCTGGTGATCAACGTGGTGGTCCTGGGGGTGCTGGTGCTGCTGCAGGTGCAGACACAGCGCTTCCTGGCGCTCGCCCGCCGCCTGATGCGGCCGCTCCCGGCGGGCCTCGTGGAGCGCATCGCCGGACTGCTGGCCTCCTTCGCGGAGGGGCTGGGGGTGCTGCGCAACGGGCACCACCTGCTGCGGATCTCGCTGCTCTCCGTGCTCATGTGGTTCACCATCGTGCTGAGCATCTGGTCCACGCTGGAGTCGCTCCACCTGGGCCTGCCGCTGTACGCCAGCGCGGTGCTGATGGTGGTGATCTCAGTGGGCATCATGCTGCCCTCCGCGCCGGGCTACTTCGGGCCCATGCAGGTGGCCTGCCAGGCCGGCCTGGCGATCTTCGGGGTGGACGCCAGCACCGCGTTCACCTACTCGTTCCTGTACATGGTGACCCAGCACCTCCCGGTGCTGGGCTTCGGGTTCTTCTACATGTGGAAGGAGAACCTGACCCTGGGAGACATTTCCCGCGTGGGCTCGCGGGAGGCCGAAAGGCCGCGATGA
- a CDS encoding class I SAM-dependent methyltransferase yields MADATETPRAGGEVRTDASGERLDNVYAWGGDEAGLRRTQRKYAERFAGRRRVLDVGCGRGFFLGLMRELGIGGAGIDMSEAMVEATRLAGFPVELSEGSAYLERHPGEFDGIFASHVIEHIPAQEGERFIRLAARALAPGGRLIVITPRTLVMRSIASGFWRDLTHQRPYPLDLLEALCESAGLSVAESGPDPDTATRLGPKDWLIAMLRRPFLGPVLHDFLYGPGAHFVVADRPEARG; encoded by the coding sequence ATGGCTGACGCAACCGAAACGCCCCGAGCGGGCGGCGAGGTCCGCACCGACGCCTCCGGGGAGCGCCTGGACAACGTGTACGCCTGGGGAGGGGACGAAGCCGGCCTCCGCCGGACGCAGCGGAAGTACGCCGAGCGATTCGCAGGCCGGCGCCGGGTGCTGGACGTGGGATGCGGCCGGGGGTTCTTCCTGGGGCTCATGCGCGAACTGGGCATCGGGGGTGCCGGGATCGACATGTCCGAGGCGATGGTGGAGGCCACCCGGCTGGCCGGGTTTCCCGTCGAGCTGAGTGAAGGGAGCGCCTACCTCGAGCGGCACCCGGGTGAATTCGACGGGATCTTCGCCAGCCACGTCATCGAGCACATCCCGGCGCAGGAAGGGGAACGGTTCATCCGGCTCGCCGCCCGGGCGCTGGCGCCGGGGGGGCGGCTGATCGTCATCACGCCGCGGACGCTGGTGATGCGGAGCATCGCGAGCGGATTCTGGCGCGATCTCACGCACCAGCGCCCCTACCCGCTGGACCTGCTGGAGGCGCTGTGCGAGTCGGCGGGCCTCTCCGTGGCGGAGTCCGGCCCGGACCCCGACACCGCCACCCGGCTCGGCCCCAAGGACTGGCTCATCGCGATGCTGCGGCGGCCGTTCCTGGGGCCGGTGCTGCACGATTTTCTGTACGGTCCCGGCGCCCACTTCGTGGTCGCGGACCGGCCCGAAGCCCGAGGCTAG
- a CDS encoding oligosaccharide flippase family protein — translation MARFLKRQSISSSIGVVMSMTILQRVLSVLRQMVFTRMLGPSGVGALGLAVDTIMGTPLNIVTLGLPSSYARYVQQYERKGRLRDFFLRTMRPTLVLASIAAVGCLAFSPQVSALVFQERTQTWLVVVTALAIVPEAMLRHLRAGFAGMRMFFVTSSMDFFPVLVFSVLGAVLVLCVARTPVAAAGAQAIGSWTTALVFGGLLWKHLKSAEPEHLRIEEPDFVPKIVRYSGWSMLMPLELQLLVLVDRWMLVRLRGLHDVGIYTAAASVSAYVFLLGALTANVLSPNLSQMWEEGDRRVVMRRINFAVRATLLALLGVALFLLAVSPWVIPFICGKGFTESANLMWAFVMYHLFYSAFYVLGLYPLLIEKPQMGLLGVTMGLVADVGLNLLLTPRYGVTGAAISAFCSMAVIALVMLAQCTIFVLALLFLPALRSRRILLAAYAALILVILFTPWLLDAEEKALLKARVLGMLRRPGGA, via the coding sequence TTGGCCAGGTTCCTGAAGCGCCAGAGCATCTCCAGTTCCATCGGCGTGGTCATGTCCATGACCATCCTGCAGCGCGTGCTCTCGGTGCTGCGCCAGATGGTGTTCACCCGGATGCTGGGCCCGTCCGGCGTGGGGGCGCTGGGGCTGGCGGTGGACACCATCATGGGCACGCCGCTCAACATCGTCACCCTGGGGTTGCCCTCCAGCTATGCGCGCTACGTGCAGCAGTACGAGCGCAAGGGACGGCTGCGGGACTTCTTCCTGCGGACCATGCGCCCGACGCTGGTGCTGGCCTCGATCGCGGCGGTGGGCTGCCTGGCATTCTCCCCGCAGGTCTCGGCGCTGGTGTTCCAGGAGCGCACGCAGACCTGGCTGGTGGTGGTCACCGCGCTGGCCATCGTGCCCGAGGCCATGCTGCGCCACCTGCGCGCAGGTTTCGCGGGCATGCGGATGTTCTTCGTCACCTCCTCGATGGACTTCTTCCCGGTGCTGGTGTTCAGCGTGCTGGGCGCGGTGCTGGTGCTGTGCGTGGCGCGCACGCCGGTGGCCGCGGCCGGGGCCCAGGCCATCGGGTCGTGGACCACGGCGCTGGTCTTCGGCGGCCTGCTGTGGAAGCACCTCAAGAGCGCCGAACCGGAGCACCTGCGCATCGAGGAGCCGGACTTCGTGCCCAAGATCGTCCGCTACAGCGGCTGGTCCATGCTGATGCCTCTGGAACTTCAGCTGCTGGTGCTGGTGGACCGCTGGATGCTGGTGCGCCTGCGCGGGCTGCACGACGTGGGCATCTACACCGCCGCGGCCAGCGTGTCCGCCTACGTGTTCCTCCTCGGCGCGCTCACCGCCAACGTGCTGAGCCCGAACCTGAGCCAGATGTGGGAGGAGGGGGACCGCCGGGTGGTGATGCGCCGCATCAACTTCGCGGTGCGGGCCACGTTGCTGGCGCTGCTGGGGGTGGCGCTGTTCCTGCTGGCGGTGAGCCCCTGGGTGATCCCGTTCATCTGCGGCAAAGGATTCACGGAATCGGCCAATCTCATGTGGGCCTTCGTGATGTACCACCTGTTCTACTCCGCCTTCTACGTGCTGGGGCTGTACCCGTTGCTGATCGAGAAGCCGCAGATGGGCCTGCTGGGGGTGACCATGGGCCTGGTGGCGGACGTGGGTCTGAACCTGCTGCTCACGCCGCGCTATGGCGTGACCGGGGCGGCCATCTCCGCCTTCTGCAGCATGGCGGTGATTGCCCTGGTGATGCTGGCGCAGTGCACCATCTTCGTCCTGGCGCTGTTGTTCCTTCCGGCACTGCGCTCGCGCCGCATCCTGCTGGCGGCCTACGCCGCGCTGATCCTGGTCATCCTGTTCACGCCGTGGCTGCTGGACGCCGAGGAGAAGGCGCTGCTCAAGGCGCGGGTGCTCGGGATGCTGCGGCGGCCCGGCGGGGCGTGA
- a CDS encoding glycosyltransferase, whose protein sequence is MRVLFLADGPRGPLVTGDRLRNWRLVERLARRHRITWWSLQEPGATDPGPAPAGVEARDVRVPPGWQEPGGKLAKWLRALTSPEPLLLMPPQLRGVGAEVERAAADCDVIHVSHLQAWRAVPPSLHRRCVVDLHDSMSLRYDAFLKASPAMRFRDRSFFWYSFLGQAEKLRAYERGMPARAGAAVVVAARDRDHIGSASMRVIPNGVDTEYFRHDGGGRVPGRLVFFGNLRYRPNADAAGVLAREVLPAVRARVPGAHVRLVGADPGPPVQALAGLPGVTLVGWVDDMREELSRAEAFACPLRVASGLQNKVLEALAMELPTVASPTAVAGLELRDGTDLRVCPTGEEFARVVAELLEDPAARARLADSGRDAVRRAYSWDRAAEAFGELYQDVAAAGQPA, encoded by the coding sequence ATGAGGGTGCTGTTCCTGGCCGACGGCCCGCGCGGCCCGCTGGTCACCGGGGACCGCCTGCGCAACTGGCGGCTGGTGGAGCGGCTGGCCCGCCGCCACCGGATCACCTGGTGGAGCCTGCAGGAGCCCGGCGCGACGGATCCGGGCCCGGCGCCCGCGGGCGTGGAGGCCCGGGACGTGCGCGTTCCGCCCGGGTGGCAGGAGCCCGGCGGCAAGCTCGCGAAGTGGCTGCGGGCGCTGACCTCGCCGGAGCCGCTGCTGCTCATGCCGCCGCAGCTGCGGGGGGTGGGCGCGGAGGTGGAGCGGGCGGCGGCGGATTGCGACGTCATCCACGTCTCGCACCTGCAGGCGTGGCGCGCCGTCCCGCCGTCCCTGCACCGTCGCTGCGTGGTGGACCTGCACGATTCGATGAGCTTGCGCTACGACGCCTTCTTGAAAGCGTCCCCGGCCATGCGGTTCCGGGACCGCTCATTCTTCTGGTACAGCTTCCTGGGCCAGGCGGAGAAACTGCGCGCCTACGAGCGGGGGATGCCGGCCCGAGCGGGCGCGGCCGTGGTGGTGGCGGCCCGCGACCGCGACCACATCGGCTCGGCCTCCATGCGGGTGATCCCCAACGGCGTGGACACGGAGTACTTCCGGCACGACGGCGGTGGGCGCGTCCCGGGCCGGCTGGTGTTCTTCGGCAACCTGCGCTACCGGCCCAACGCCGACGCGGCCGGGGTGCTGGCGCGCGAGGTGCTGCCCGCGGTGCGCGCCCGGGTCCCCGGCGCGCACGTGCGACTGGTGGGTGCGGACCCCGGACCGCCGGTGCAGGCCCTGGCGGGCCTGCCGGGCGTCACGCTGGTGGGCTGGGTGGACGACATGCGCGAAGAGCTCTCGCGCGCCGAGGCGTTCGCCTGCCCGCTGCGGGTGGCCTCGGGACTGCAGAACAAGGTGCTGGAGGCGCTGGCGATGGAACTGCCCACGGTGGCTTCGCCCACCGCGGTGGCGGGCCTGGAGCTGCGGGACGGGACGGACCTCAGGGTATGCCCCACGGGCGAGGAGTTCGCGCGGGTGGTCGCGGAGCTGCTGGAGGATCCCGCAGCGCGGGCCCGTCTCGCGGACTCCGGGCGCGACGCCGTGCGCCGGGCCTACTCGTGGGACCGCGCCGCGGAGGCGTTCGGGGAGCTGTACCAGGACGTGGCTGCCGCAGGGCAACCCGCATGA
- a CDS encoding alginate lyase family protein: protein MNAPLLVRRVRELGPGMVAYRVGQRLRRRMARARADLLGPRRPGFVEPPDWERTPFFVRAAGRAALAQLLRERCPAALDAVLRDADEALLGRVELLTGERHDFGARVDWHRDPRSGAPAWPVAHFTRLDALRLGESCDIKIPWEVGRGTHLLRMAQAHWLTGEDRYAAGAAAGIEDFTGSNPPEFGPQWITPMEVALRIAHWVWIDRLCAGSPAFPRGTRGRLWWGVLEGARFVSAFRERDRFSGNHYWSNGLGLWYAGAFLGRRGRALARMGREITLGELFAQTRPDGTSIECSTGYHRLVTELALHGLRLADLEGQAGQAAAAPEAARERVRAMVGFVAATLHPGGRAPQLGDHDDGRILSFAPRPPLDHRHLLAVGGAMFDEPAWRDAGAAALDEAAWLAGLDAVGVQPAGAPAEGAEAVSDAPVTRGARRISAAGASGCAFPDGGIYVLRAGAVHSVWDAGPLAKPGNGVHGHADTLSGEVSVDGRPVLVDSGTCAYTSDPAVRNRLRGTAAHNTVQVDGLEMAEPGTGLDLWYFQNGVPCTARLAEGPQGTTLEASHEGYRARGLPVTVRRTVHLAAGGSELRVLDRVEGEGRHRATLRWHLAALEWHQAPDGAVSCGVGGRLVRLRAGAPARGPRETGSGERAGAPGAAGPAAPRARMVAGEHSERWGELHPAPVLELEVTGELPLEFETILEVEDANQA, encoded by the coding sequence ATGAATGCGCCGCTGCTGGTGCGGCGGGTCCGCGAGCTGGGTCCGGGGATGGTGGCCTACCGCGTGGGGCAGCGCCTGCGCCGGCGCATGGCGCGCGCGCGCGCGGACCTGCTGGGCCCGCGCCGTCCGGGTTTCGTGGAGCCGCCGGACTGGGAGCGCACGCCGTTCTTCGTGCGCGCCGCCGGGCGCGCCGCGCTGGCGCAGCTGCTTCGGGAGCGCTGCCCCGCGGCGCTCGACGCGGTGCTCCGGGACGCGGACGAGGCACTGCTCGGCCGGGTGGAACTGCTCACCGGCGAACGGCACGACTTCGGGGCGCGGGTGGACTGGCACCGCGATCCGCGCTCCGGCGCACCGGCATGGCCGGTGGCGCACTTCACCCGGCTCGACGCGCTCCGGCTCGGGGAGTCGTGCGACATCAAGATCCCGTGGGAGGTGGGTCGGGGCACGCACCTGCTGCGGATGGCCCAGGCGCACTGGCTCACGGGGGAGGACCGCTACGCCGCGGGTGCGGCGGCGGGGATCGAGGACTTCACCGGGTCCAACCCGCCGGAGTTCGGGCCGCAGTGGATCACCCCCATGGAAGTGGCGCTGCGCATCGCCCACTGGGTGTGGATCGACCGGTTGTGCGCCGGCTCGCCGGCGTTCCCGCGGGGCACGCGCGGAAGGCTGTGGTGGGGGGTGCTCGAGGGGGCCAGGTTCGTATCCGCCTTCCGGGAGCGCGATCGGTTCAGCGGGAACCACTACTGGTCCAACGGGCTGGGATTGTGGTACGCGGGGGCATTCCTGGGGCGGCGCGGCCGGGCCCTGGCCCGCATGGGACGGGAGATCACGCTGGGAGAGCTCTTCGCGCAGACCCGCCCGGACGGGACCAGCATCGAGTGCAGCACCGGCTATCACCGGCTGGTGACGGAGCTGGCGTTGCACGGGCTGCGCCTGGCCGATCTCGAAGGCCAGGCGGGCCAGGCCGCCGCGGCGCCGGAGGCGGCGCGGGAGAGGGTGCGGGCCATGGTGGGCTTCGTCGCCGCGACGCTGCACCCCGGGGGGCGCGCGCCGCAGCTGGGCGATCACGACGACGGGCGGATCCTGTCGTTTGCGCCCCGGCCGCCGCTGGACCATCGGCACCTGCTGGCCGTGGGCGGGGCGATGTTCGACGAGCCCGCGTGGCGGGATGCCGGCGCGGCAGCGCTGGACGAGGCCGCATGGCTGGCGGGCCTGGATGCGGTGGGCGTGCAACCGGCGGGCGCGCCCGCGGAGGGCGCGGAGGCTGTTTCGGACGCGCCGGTCACGCGGGGCGCTCGCCGCATATCCGCCGCCGGGGCGTCCGGGTGCGCGTTCCCCGACGGCGGGATCTATGTCCTGCGCGCCGGCGCGGTCCACTCGGTGTGGGACGCCGGCCCGCTGGCCAAGCCGGGAAACGGCGTCCACGGGCATGCCGACACGCTTTCCGGCGAGGTTTCGGTGGACGGACGGCCGGTGCTGGTGGATTCCGGCACCTGCGCCTACACCTCGGACCCGGCGGTTCGCAACCGCCTGCGCGGCACGGCCGCGCACAACACGGTGCAGGTGGACGGATTGGAGATGGCCGAACCGGGCACGGGCCTCGACCTGTGGTACTTCCAAAACGGCGTGCCGTGCACGGCGCGGCTGGCGGAAGGTCCGCAGGGCACCACGCTGGAGGCCTCGCACGAGGGCTACCGCGCCCGCGGGCTGCCGGTGACCGTGCGTCGCACGGTGCACCTGGCCGCGGGCGGCTCCGAGCTGCGCGTGCTCGACCGCGTGGAGGGCGAGGGCCGGCACCGCGCCACCCTCCGCTGGCACCTGGCGGCGCTCGAGTGGCACCAGGCCCCGGACGGCGCGGTAAGCTGCGGCGTCGGCGGCCGGTTGGTGCGGCTGCGCGCGGGAGCGCCGGCTCGCGGGCCGCGGGAGACGGGGTCCGGGGAGCGCGCCGGAGCACCGGGCGCCGCGGGCCCCGCCGCGCCCCGCGCGCGGATGGTGGCGGGCGAGCACAGCGAGCGCTGGGGCGAGCTGCATCCCGCGCCGGTGCTGGAACTGGAAGTCACGGGGGAACTGCCCCTGGAATTCGAGACCATCCTCGAGGTGGAGGACGCGAACCAGGCATGA
- a CDS encoding phenylacetate--CoA ligase family protein, which produces MSVLSDIRGHAQKLRSFIPASLRYGALYRRTLTALEKSQSFDEDRLRDLQRGELRRLLRHAFEQVPYYREAMQAAGLRPEEVRGPQDLLALPLLTKEIITTRMPELVAGNFGPARCLRRTTGGTSGTPLGFVVERGRTDPLERAFIARAWGWLGVRFEDRSVILKGQVVAPKDLRAGRFWQTCYPERDWTFFSSHHLTAENLPAYARKIQELQPVFIQSFPAGLDVLARHWIQEGLPPLAGLRLVHVASETLRTDQRERFERAFGARVFSNYGQSECAVLASECEHDHAYHVFPEYGVTEILRVDGTPTAPGEIGEIVGTGFNNYALPMIRYRTGDLAAWSRRRCVCGRAFPLLERLEGRGQDVVVARDGHIMPLNALIFGTHLEEYARLKEMQVRQERPGEITLAVVPYPDYSGDTARGIRSKLEAVADGGLTVRVEVVPDIPRTKSGKFKLLVQKLPATWWGGYAPVERED; this is translated from the coding sequence ATGAGCGTCTTGAGCGACATCCGCGGCCACGCCCAGAAGCTGCGCAGCTTCATCCCCGCGAGCCTGCGCTACGGGGCGCTGTACCGGCGCACGCTGACCGCCCTCGAGAAGAGCCAGTCCTTCGACGAGGACCGCCTGCGCGACCTGCAGCGCGGGGAGTTGCGCCGCCTGCTGCGCCACGCCTTCGAGCAGGTGCCCTACTACCGCGAGGCCATGCAGGCCGCCGGGCTGCGGCCCGAGGAAGTGCGCGGGCCCCAGGACCTGCTGGCCCTGCCGTTGCTGACCAAGGAGATCATCACCACCCGCATGCCCGAACTGGTGGCCGGCAACTTCGGGCCGGCGCGCTGCCTGCGGCGCACCACCGGGGGGACCAGTGGCACGCCCCTGGGCTTCGTGGTGGAGCGCGGGCGCACCGACCCGCTGGAGCGCGCGTTCATCGCCCGGGCGTGGGGCTGGCTCGGGGTGCGCTTCGAGGACCGCTCGGTGATCCTCAAGGGTCAGGTGGTGGCCCCGAAGGACCTGCGCGCCGGCCGCTTCTGGCAGACCTGCTACCCGGAGCGCGACTGGACCTTCTTTTCGTCGCACCACCTCACCGCCGAGAACCTGCCGGCCTACGCCCGCAAGATCCAGGAGTTGCAGCCGGTCTTCATCCAGAGCTTCCCGGCGGGCCTGGACGTGCTGGCACGCCATTGGATCCAGGAGGGCCTGCCGCCGCTGGCGGGGCTGCGCCTGGTGCACGTGGCTTCCGAGACCCTCCGCACGGACCAGCGCGAGCGCTTCGAGCGGGCCTTCGGCGCCCGGGTGTTCTCCAACTACGGGCAGAGCGAGTGCGCGGTGCTGGCCAGCGAGTGCGAGCACGACCACGCCTACCACGTGTTCCCGGAGTACGGCGTGACCGAGATCCTGCGCGTGGACGGCACGCCCACGGCCCCCGGCGAGATCGGCGAGATCGTGGGCACCGGCTTCAACAACTACGCGCTGCCCATGATCCGCTACCGCACCGGCGACCTGGCCGCGTGGAGCCGCCGGCGGTGCGTGTGCGGGCGCGCATTCCCGCTGCTGGAGCGGCTGGAGGGGCGGGGCCAGGACGTGGTGGTGGCCCGTGACGGGCACATCATGCCGCTCAACGCCCTCATCTTCGGCACGCATCTCGAGGAGTACGCCCGGCTCAAGGAGATGCAGGTGCGCCAGGAGCGGCCCGGCGAGATCACGCTGGCGGTGGTGCCGTACCCGGACTACTCGGGGGACACCGCGCGCGGCATCCGCTCGAAGCTCGAGGCCGTGGCCGACGGGGGGCTGACGGTGCGGGTGGAGGTGGTGCCCGACATCCCGCGCACGAAGAGCGGCAAGTTCAAGCTGCTGGTGCAGAAGCTGCCCGCCACCTGGTGGGGCGGCTACGCCCCGGTGGAGCGGGAGGACTGA